In Mesoplodon densirostris isolate mMesDen1 chromosome 5, mMesDen1 primary haplotype, whole genome shotgun sequence, a single window of DNA contains:
- the B3GALT5 gene encoding beta-1,3-galactosyltransferase 5: MAYVKMRWIYISLVVLGALCLYFSLDGLNPFKGQPFVLKNEGGNFLQLPDINCRQDPPFLVLLVTSSHEQTFARSVIRSTWGREKIVRGKQIKTFFLLGTTPSKDMSRAVAQESQQYRDIIQKDFMDVYFNLTLKTMMGMEWIYRFCPQASFVMKTDSDMFVNIYYLTELLLKKNRTTRFFTGFLKLNEYPIREKYNKWFVSKFEYPWDKYPPFCSGVGYVFSSDVAGQVYNVAESVPFIKLEDVFVGLCLEKLQIKLEELHSKQTFFPNGLPFTVCRYKKIVACHHVKPHNILMYWQALESSREEECPDI, encoded by the coding sequence ATGGCTTATGTGAAGATGAGATGGATATatatttccctggtggtcctgggAGCCCTTTGTCTGTATTTTAGCCTGGATGGTCTGAATCCTTTTAAAGGCCAGCCATTTGTTTTGAAGAACGAAGGTGGGAACTTCCTTCAGCTCCCAGATATAAACTGCAGGCAGGATCCCCCCTTCCTTGTCCTGCTGGTGACTTCATCCCACGAACAGACGTTTGCCCGCTCGGTCATCCGGAGCACGTGGGGGAGAGAAAAGATCGTGaggggaaaacaaataaaaacattcttcctCCTGGGAACCACCCCCAGTAAGGACATGTCGAGAGCAGTGGCCCAGGAGAGCCAGCAATATCGCGATATTATCCAGAAGGACTTCATGGATGTTTATTTCAATCTGACTCTGAAGACCATGATGGGTATGGAGTGGATCTACCGCTTTTGTCCACAGGCATCTTTCGTGATGAAAACAGACTCTGACATGTTTGTCAACATCTACTATCTGACTGAACTGCTCCTGAAGAAAAATAGAACAACTCGGTTTTTCACCGGCTTCTTAAAACTAAACGAATACCCCATCAGGGAAAAGTACAATAAGTGGTTTGTGAGTAAATTCGAATATCCATGGGACAAGTACCCGCCCTTTTGCTCCGGTGTTGGCTATGTTTTCTCCAGCGATGTGGCAGGCCAGGTGTACAACGTTGCTGAAAGTGTCCCGTTCATTAAACTGGAAGATGTCTTTGTGGGGCTCTGCCTGGAAAAACTGCAAATCAAACTGGAGGAGCTTCACTCCAAGCAGACTTTCTTCCCCAATGGGTTACCCTTCACCGTATGCCGTTACAAGAAGATCGTGGCCTGCCATCATGTCAAGCCTCACAATATCCTGATGTATTGGCAGGCTCTGGAAAGTTCCCGGGAAGAAGAGTGTCCAGATATCTGA